One window from the genome of Streptomyces sp. WZ-12 encodes:
- the pdxR gene encoding MocR-like pyridoxine biosynthesis transcription factor PdxR, with translation MEKSRATFGRDLHLDLAGPGGLRTSLMTALREAVRSGRLAPGTRLPSSRSLATDLGIARNTVADAYAELVAEGWLRARQGSGTEVADRALPRAGRAAPRRTPPPAPPSTGPRFDLTPGTPDVSSFPRTAWLAAARRALTAAPNEAFGYGTPAGRPELRAVLADYLARARGVRADPERIVVCAGFMQGLGLLARAFAGRGGALGRIATESYGLRLHREAITRAGLGTVPLPVDADGADTGRLTGLDRLRAALLTPAHQFPTGVPLHPDRRAAAVNWARATGGYVLEDDYDGELRYDRQPVGALQGLDPDHVVYLGTASKSLAPALRLAWMVVPDRLIDQVLEIKSTGEWQSGTLDQLTLAEFIQSGAYDRHLRGMRLRYRRRRDHLVDALAEHAPHVHVSGIAAGLHAVLELPPGTEQSIAQAALWQGLAVHGLTEFTDPAAPAVARDALVIAYGRPPEHAFPAVLHALLRALPPAD, from the coding sequence ATGGAGAAATCGCGGGCCACTTTTGGGCGGGACCTTCATCTGGACCTGGCCGGTCCCGGCGGGCTGCGGACCTCGCTGATGACCGCGCTGCGGGAGGCGGTGCGGTCCGGGCGACTGGCCCCCGGCACCCGGCTGCCGTCCTCCCGCTCCCTCGCCACCGACCTCGGCATCGCCCGCAACACCGTCGCCGACGCCTACGCCGAGCTGGTCGCCGAGGGCTGGCTCCGCGCCCGCCAGGGCTCGGGCACCGAGGTGGCCGACCGGGCCCTGCCGCGCGCGGGCCGCGCGGCGCCCCGGCGCACCCCGCCCCCGGCGCCCCCGTCCACCGGACCGCGCTTCGACCTCACGCCGGGGACCCCGGACGTCTCGTCCTTCCCCCGGACCGCCTGGCTGGCGGCGGCCCGCCGGGCGCTGACCGCCGCGCCCAACGAGGCGTTCGGGTACGGCACTCCGGCCGGCCGCCCGGAGCTGCGCGCGGTGCTCGCCGACTACCTCGCCCGGGCCCGCGGCGTGCGGGCCGACCCCGAACGGATCGTGGTCTGCGCGGGGTTCATGCAGGGGCTGGGGCTGCTGGCCCGGGCGTTCGCGGGCCGCGGCGGCGCCCTGGGCCGGATCGCCACCGAGTCCTACGGGCTGCGCCTCCACCGCGAGGCGATCACCCGCGCCGGGCTCGGCACCGTCCCGCTGCCGGTCGACGCGGACGGCGCGGACACCGGCCGGCTGACGGGCCTGGACCGCCTCCGGGCGGCCCTGCTCACCCCCGCCCACCAGTTCCCCACCGGCGTCCCGCTGCACCCGGACCGGCGGGCCGCGGCGGTCAACTGGGCGCGGGCCACCGGTGGTTACGTCCTGGAGGACGACTACGACGGCGAGCTGCGCTACGACAGACAGCCGGTCGGCGCCCTCCAGGGGCTGGACCCCGACCACGTCGTCTACCTGGGCACCGCGAGCAAGAGCCTGGCCCCGGCGCTGCGGCTGGCGTGGATGGTGGTGCCGGACCGGCTGATCGACCAGGTGCTGGAGATCAAGTCCACCGGCGAGTGGCAGTCCGGCACGCTGGACCAGCTCACCCTGGCCGAGTTCATCCAGTCCGGCGCCTACGACCGGCATCTGCGGGGGATGCGGCTGCGCTACCGGCGCCGGCGCGACCACCTGGTCGACGCGCTGGCCGAGCACGCCCCGCACGTCCACGTCTCGGGGATCGCCGCCGGGCTGCACGCGGTGCTCGAACTCCCGCCCGGGACCGAGCAGTCCATCGCCCAGGCCGCCCTGTGGCAGGGGCTCGCGGTGCACGGCCTGACCGAGTTCACCGACCCGGCGGCACCGGCGGTCGCCCGCGACGCCCTGGTCATCGCCTACGGCCGGCCGCCGGAGCACGCGTTCCCGGCCGTCCTGCACGCCCTGCTGCGGGCGCTGCCGCCGGCCGACTGA
- a CDS encoding GNAT family N-acetyltransferase, translating to MAESALGAGELPAGLALRHPTPADHARLQVALAEWWGGLGGAAGAQQRQLLVPRLYLQHFADTSFLVERADGTLHAFLIGFLSQSDPEAAYVHFVGVCPDGTRGGVGSALYRRFFALARAAGRSRIRCITSPNNRSSIAYHTRMGFRMEPGDLVDDTGVPVHRDYDGPGLDRVSFVREA from the coding sequence ATGGCGGAAAGCGCTCTGGGTGCGGGCGAGTTGCCGGCCGGACTGGCGCTGCGTCACCCGACGCCGGCGGATCACGCGCGGCTCCAGGTGGCGCTGGCCGAGTGGTGGGGCGGGCTGGGCGGCGCCGCGGGTGCGCAGCAACGGCAGTTGCTGGTGCCGCGGTTGTACCTCCAGCACTTCGCGGACACCAGCTTCCTGGTCGAGCGGGCCGATGGCACCCTGCACGCCTTCCTGATCGGCTTCCTCTCGCAGAGCGACCCGGAGGCCGCCTACGTCCACTTCGTGGGCGTCTGCCCGGACGGCACGCGGGGCGGCGTCGGCAGCGCGCTCTACCGGCGCTTCTTCGCGCTCGCCCGCGCGGCGGGGCGGAGCCGCATCCGCTGCATCACCAGCCCCAACAACCGCAGTTCGATCGCCTACCACACCCGGATGGGCTTCCGGATGGAGCCGGGCGACCTCGTCGACGACACCGGGGTGCCGGTCCACCGCGACTACGACGGGCCGGGCCTCGACCGGGTGTCGTTCGTGCGGGAGGCGTGA
- a CDS encoding FBP domain-containing protein produces MHPVGEKQIRGSFVNCSKGEASRLNLPAGLAELPWQDLDFLGWRDPQAPDRSYLVAPRDDGLLGVTLRAPQGVRRSFTKTTVCSVCLTGHPGSGVSLLAARRAGPAGRQGNTVGTYLCADLACSLYVRGRKQSQLAGRHKEDLPLEDRIARTVRNLDAFLTKVLEGEGA; encoded by the coding sequence ATGCATCCGGTTGGTGAGAAACAGATACGCGGGTCCTTCGTGAACTGCTCCAAGGGCGAGGCGAGCCGGCTCAACCTCCCCGCGGGACTGGCCGAACTCCCGTGGCAGGACCTCGACTTCCTGGGGTGGCGGGACCCGCAGGCGCCGGACCGGAGCTACCTCGTCGCCCCGCGGGACGACGGCCTGCTCGGTGTCACCCTGCGGGCGCCGCAGGGCGTGCGGCGCAGCTTCACCAAGACGACGGTGTGCTCGGTCTGCCTGACCGGACACCCGGGCTCCGGCGTCAGCCTGCTCGCCGCCCGCCGCGCCGGCCCCGCCGGACGACAGGGCAACACCGTCGGCACCTACCTCTGCGCCGACCTCGCCTGCTCCCTCTACGTCCGCGGCCGCAAGCAGTCCCAACTCGCCGGCCGCCACAAGGAGGACCTCCCGCTGGAGGACCGGATCGCCCGCACCGTGCGCAACCTCGACGCCTTCCTGACCAAGGTCCTGGAGGGCGAAGGGGCCTGA
- a CDS encoding isocitrate lyase/PEP mutase family protein has protein sequence MTTTGTAPAAALRALHHDRRPGDPLILPNVWDAACARVFADAGFPALATPSAGLAATLGYEDGATPADEMFAAIARIVRAVDVPVTADVEAGYGLSAKELVGRLAEAGAVGCNLEDSDHATGALRDPREQADWLAAVRAEAGDALVINARIDTFLRGDPGLDAALERAHHYAAAGADCLYPILAPPEVLPELSAAAPLPLNALAKADGPAPHELGALGARRITFGGGLHRAAMTALAGVAARLRDGQHG, from the coding sequence GTGACCACCACCGGCACCGCCCCCGCGGCGGCCCTCCGCGCCCTCCACCACGACCGCCGCCCCGGCGACCCGCTGATCCTCCCCAACGTCTGGGACGCCGCCTGTGCCCGGGTCTTCGCCGACGCCGGCTTCCCGGCCCTGGCCACCCCCAGCGCGGGCCTCGCCGCGACCCTCGGGTACGAGGACGGCGCGACCCCGGCCGACGAGATGTTCGCCGCGATCGCCCGGATCGTCCGGGCCGTGGACGTCCCGGTGACGGCGGACGTGGAGGCCGGATACGGGCTGTCCGCAAAGGAGTTGGTCGGCCGGCTCGCCGAGGCCGGCGCCGTCGGCTGCAACCTGGAGGACTCCGACCACGCCACCGGCGCCCTCCGCGACCCGCGCGAGCAGGCCGACTGGTTGGCCGCGGTCCGGGCCGAGGCCGGCGACGCGCTGGTCATCAACGCCCGCATCGACACCTTCCTGCGCGGGGACCCGGGCCTCGACGCCGCCCTGGAGCGGGCCCACCACTACGCAGCCGCCGGCGCCGACTGCCTCTACCCCATCCTCGCCCCGCCCGAGGTCCTCCCCGAACTGTCCGCGGCGGCCCCCCTCCCGCTCAACGCCCTGGCGAAGGCCGACGGCCCGGCCCCGCACGAACTGGGCGCCCTGGGCGCGCGGCGGATCACCTTCGGCGGCGGCCTGCACCGCGCCGCGATGACCGCGCTGGCCGGGGTCGCGGCACGGCTGCGGGACGGGCAGCACGGCTGA
- a CDS encoding serine hydrolase, producing the protein MAAMLSLAVASWGRPPVLLRNADVPHYAASTMKIAVLAAVHRSGLDPDRQVPVVNCFPSAAGGSYAHCRAEDGDPEPWARLGGTAPLGWLAERMVRHSSNLATSLCQSAVGHPAVAEVWRRAGASAASGSPRGIEDAAARAAGIDNTVTAHDLLRLLESLEPAVLAQLEHNAHAVDLAAGLPPGTRLASKNGWVDGVRHSAAVIHPPDAPPYVLAVCYTGPLANGQDADDPAARLLARLSSRVWARRHHLAQVA; encoded by the coding sequence ATGGCGGCCATGCTCTCCCTCGCCGTGGCCTCCTGGGGGCGACCCCCGGTGCTCCTGCGGAACGCGGACGTCCCGCACTACGCGGCCAGCACCATGAAGATCGCCGTGCTGGCCGCCGTCCACCGCAGCGGACTCGACCCCGACCGGCAGGTCCCGGTGGTCAATTGCTTCCCCTCGGCGGCCGGCGGGAGCTACGCCCACTGCCGTGCGGAGGACGGCGACCCCGAGCCGTGGGCCCGCCTGGGTGGCACCGCGCCCCTGGGGTGGCTGGCCGAGCGGATGGTCCGGCACTCCTCCAACCTCGCCACCAGCCTGTGCCAGTCGGCGGTGGGGCACCCGGCGGTGGCCGAGGTCTGGCGGCGGGCCGGGGCGTCCGCCGCCAGCGGCAGCCCGCGCGGCATCGAGGACGCCGCGGCCCGCGCCGCCGGCATCGACAACACCGTCACCGCCCACGACCTGCTCCGGCTCCTTGAGTCCCTGGAACCGGCGGTGCTGGCCCAACTTGAGCACAACGCCCACGCCGTGGACCTCGCCGCAGGACTGCCCCCGGGCACCCGCCTGGCCAGCAAGAACGGCTGGGTCGACGGGGTACGGCACAGCGCCGCCGTGATCCACCCGCCCGACGCCCCGCCCTATGTCCTCGCCGTCTGCTACACCGGCCCGCTCGCCAACGGCCAGGACGCCGACGACCCCGCGGCCCGCCTGTTGGCCCGCCTCTCCTCCCGCGTCTGGGCCCGCCGCCACCACCTGGCTCAGGTGGCGTAG
- the trpS gene encoding tryptophan--tRNA ligase produces MALQRPRVLSGIQPTAGSFHLGNYLGAVRQWVAMQESHDAFYMVVDLHAITVPQDPAELRRNTRVAAAQLLAAGLDPERCTLFVQSHVPEHAQLAWVMNCVTGFGEASRMTQFKDKSAKQGTDRTTVGLFTYPVLMVADILLYQADQVPVGEDQRQHLELTRDLADRFNTRFGDTFTIPNPYIVKETAKIFDLQDPSIKMSKSASSPKGIIDLLDDPKVTAKKIKSAVTDTDTVIRFDREAKPGVSNLLSIMSTLTGEDIPSLERSYEGKMYGALKTDLAGVMVDFVTPFRTRTQEYLDDPETLDTILAKGAEKARAVAAETLAATYDRIGFLPAKR; encoded by the coding sequence ATGGCTCTCCAGCGTCCTCGTGTGCTCTCCGGTATTCAGCCCACCGCCGGCTCCTTCCACCTCGGCAACTACCTCGGCGCGGTGCGCCAGTGGGTGGCGATGCAGGAGTCCCACGACGCCTTCTACATGGTGGTGGACCTGCACGCGATCACCGTCCCGCAGGACCCCGCGGAGCTGCGTCGCAACACCCGGGTCGCCGCCGCCCAGCTCCTGGCCGCCGGCCTGGACCCGGAGCGCTGCACGCTCTTCGTGCAGAGCCACGTCCCCGAGCACGCCCAGCTCGCCTGGGTCATGAACTGCGTCACCGGCTTCGGCGAGGCGTCCCGCATGACGCAGTTCAAGGACAAGTCGGCGAAGCAGGGCACGGACCGCACGACGGTCGGCCTGTTCACCTACCCCGTGCTGATGGTCGCCGACATCCTGCTCTACCAGGCCGACCAGGTCCCGGTCGGCGAGGACCAGCGCCAGCACCTGGAGCTGACCCGCGACCTCGCGGACCGCTTCAACACCCGCTTCGGCGACACCTTCACGATCCCCAACCCGTACATCGTCAAGGAGACCGCGAAGATCTTCGATCTTCAGGACCCCTCGATCAAGATGAGCAAGTCGGCCTCCTCGCCGAAGGGCATCATCGACCTCCTCGACGACCCCAAGGTCACCGCGAAGAAGATCAAGAGCGCCGTGACGGACACCGACACCGTCATCCGCTTCGACCGCGAGGCCAAGCCCGGCGTCAGCAACCTCCTCAGCATCATGTCCACCCTCACCGGCGAGGACATCCCGTCGCTGGAGCGTTCCTACGAGGGCAAGATGTACGGCGCGCTCAAGACCGACCTGGCCGGGGTGATGGTCGACTTCGTCACGCCGTTCCGCACCCGTACTCAGGAATACCTCGACGACCCGGAGACGCTGGACACGATCCTGGCCAAGGGCGCCGAGAAGGCCCGCGCGGTGGCGGCCGAGACCCTGGCCGCCACCTACGACCGGATCGGGTTCCTGCCGGCCAAGCGCTGA
- a CDS encoding carboxymuconolactone decarboxylase family protein — MTHRMPFWHTVPAFYQAQLKLTLAAKKGLGDAVLAELVVLRASQLNRCAFCIDMHVRNLREAGVDQQRIDLLPAWEEAVGLYSERERAALAFTEAVTVLTEGFVPDEVYDRAAAHFDEAELAHLLAVIVAINNWNRVNVTVRQPPGEEL, encoded by the coding sequence ATGACCCACCGCATGCCGTTCTGGCACACCGTCCCCGCCTTCTACCAGGCCCAGCTCAAGCTCACCCTGGCCGCCAAGAAGGGCCTGGGCGACGCGGTCCTGGCCGAACTGGTCGTGCTGCGCGCCTCCCAGCTCAACAGGTGCGCGTTCTGCATCGACATGCACGTGCGCAACCTCCGCGAGGCCGGCGTCGACCAGCAGCGGATCGACCTGCTGCCCGCCTGGGAGGAGGCCGTCGGCCTCTACTCCGAGCGGGAGCGGGCGGCGCTGGCCTTCACCGAGGCGGTCACCGTCCTGACCGAGGGCTTCGTGCCGGACGAGGTCTACGATCGGGCCGCCGCGCACTTCGACGAGGCCGAACTCGCCCATCTGCTGGCCGTGATCGTCGCCATCAACAACTGGAACCGCGTCAACGTCACCGTCCGCCAGCCACCCGGGGAGGAACTGTGA
- a CDS encoding YihY/virulence factor BrkB family protein: MTGTTGGRDVPGNDRDGDGGGAPREDRNGTPPPPIDGNPLGWATSLPLIGPRLAPAVRWLLATHLWRAYDRMQRVHWTRLAAAITFTSFIALFPLLTVAAASVAAALGTGQVHSLEAKLAEQVPGIAGQLDLAALVNNAGTIGLIAGAALLVTGIGWVQSLRDCLRAVWEAPAEDTNFLLGKVRDGGLLLGLGGVALVSVGCSAFASAAVGRAAAEIGLSKGGAASILLSVAGFCIAVLAAFVMLVFVLTKLAGAHPPRRAVVVAGLIGAVGFELLKLLLSGYLRDVAARSMYGAFGTPVALLLWINFTAKLLVFCASWTATQEAPAEPTPAPAPSAT, encoded by the coding sequence ATGACGGGGACGACGGGCGGACGGGACGTACCGGGGAACGACCGGGACGGAGACGGGGGCGGGGCACCCCGGGAGGACCGGAACGGCACGCCTCCCCCGCCCATCGACGGCAACCCCCTCGGCTGGGCCACCAGCCTCCCCCTCATCGGCCCGCGGTTGGCCCCCGCCGTCCGCTGGCTGCTCGCCACCCACCTCTGGCGCGCCTACGACCGGATGCAACGGGTGCACTGGACCCGGCTGGCCGCGGCCATCACCTTCACCAGCTTCATCGCGCTCTTCCCGCTGTTGACCGTCGCGGCCGCGAGCGTCGCCGCCGCGCTCGGCACGGGTCAGGTGCACAGCCTGGAGGCGAAGCTGGCCGAGCAGGTCCCCGGCATCGCCGGCCAACTCGACCTCGCGGCGCTGGTGAACAACGCCGGCACCATCGGCCTGATCGCCGGCGCCGCGCTGCTGGTCACCGGCATCGGCTGGGTGCAGTCGCTGCGCGACTGCCTGCGGGCCGTGTGGGAGGCGCCCGCAGAGGACACCAACTTCCTGCTCGGCAAGGTCCGCGACGGCGGGCTGCTGCTCGGCCTCGGCGGGGTCGCGCTGGTCTCGGTGGGCTGCTCGGCGTTCGCGTCCGCGGCGGTGGGCCGGGCGGCGGCGGAGATCGGGCTGTCGAAGGGCGGCGCGGCCAGCATCCTGCTGTCGGTCGCCGGGTTCTGCATCGCGGTGCTCGCCGCCTTCGTGATGCTGGTCTTCGTCCTGACCAAGCTGGCCGGGGCCCACCCGCCGCGGCGCGCCGTCGTGGTCGCCGGCCTGATCGGCGCGGTCGGCTTCGAACTCCTCAAGCTGCTGCTCAGCGGCTATCTGCGGGACGTCGCCGCGCGCAGCATGTACGGCGCCTTCGGCACCCCCGTCGCGCTGCTGCTGTGGATCAACTTCACGGCCAAGCTGCTGGTCTTCTGCGCGTCCTGGACGGCCACCCAGGAGGCGCCCGCGGAGCCGACGCCGGCCCCCGCCCCGTCCGCCACCTGA
- a CDS encoding alpha/beta fold hydrolase gives MTQIPAARTTPASLSPLSTTVAGPAGGPGVLLAHGATGSVRDNYGTLIPALTATGHRVVAPDYPGSGQTPRAKGPLELDALADAVVAEAVAAGQETFTAIGFSMGTAVAVRAAARHPERVRGLVLTAGLARANARARIWVDLWLRLLERDDYQGFAQARTLAALSPAALDALAPAELAAYLDPDPTLPQAGSAEQAALVKALDTTADLPGLAVPTLVVATTLDPLIDPSHSRYLADHIPGAEYVEIATGHLPMVERNAEWLALIGDFLAARGL, from the coding sequence ATGACGCAGATTCCCGCCGCGCGGACCACGCCCGCTTCCCTTTCACCGCTCTCCACCACCGTCGCCGGTCCGGCCGGTGGGCCCGGTGTGTTGCTGGCGCACGGCGCCACCGGCAGTGTCCGGGACAACTACGGCACGCTGATCCCGGCCCTGACCGCCACCGGGCACCGGGTGGTGGCGCCCGACTATCCCGGGTCCGGTCAAACCCCCCGTGCCAAGGGCCCGTTGGAGTTGGACGCGCTGGCCGATGCGGTGGTCGCCGAGGCCGTCGCGGCCGGCCAGGAGACCTTCACCGCGATCGGCTTCTCGATGGGGACCGCGGTGGCCGTACGGGCCGCGGCCCGGCACCCGGAGCGGGTGCGCGGGCTGGTCCTGACCGCCGGGCTGGCCAGGGCGAACGCCCGGGCGCGGATCTGGGTGGACCTGTGGCTGCGGCTGCTGGAGCGCGACGACTACCAGGGCTTCGCCCAGGCGCGGACGCTCGCCGCGCTGTCGCCGGCGGCCCTGGACGCGCTGGCGCCGGCCGAGTTGGCGGCCTACCTGGACCCGGACCCGACGCTGCCGCAGGCCGGTTCGGCCGAGCAGGCGGCCCTGGTCAAGGCCCTGGACACCACCGCCGACCTGCCGGGCCTCGCGGTCCCGACGCTGGTCGTCGCCACCACGCTCGACCCCCTGATCGACCCGTCCCACTCCCGCTACCTGGCGGACCACATCCCGGGCGCGGAGTACGTCGAGATCGCCACCGGGCATCTGCCGATGGTCGAACGGAACGCGGAGTGGCTGGCGTTGATCGGGGACTTCCTGGCCGCCCGGGGGCTCTGA
- a CDS encoding carboxymuconolactone decarboxylase family protein, producing MTNSTTSSAANEPQVTAAATGHRHGPRMRWAELAPEVYKAMIGLEVAARKGLDPTLAELVKIRASQLNRCAFCLHMHTTDARKAGETEERIVLLNAWEEAAGYYTDRERAALALTEAITVLTDGFVPDAVYDRAAALFDEPELAQLIALITTINAWNRFGVTTRMAPGQE from the coding sequence ATGACGAACTCGACAACTTCTTCCGCAGCAAACGAACCGCAGGTCACCGCGGCCGCGACCGGCCACCGGCACGGCCCCCGGATGCGCTGGGCCGAGCTGGCCCCCGAGGTCTACAAGGCCATGATCGGGCTGGAGGTGGCGGCCCGGAAGGGCCTCGACCCGACCCTGGCCGAACTGGTCAAGATCCGCGCCTCGCAGCTCAACCGGTGCGCGTTCTGCCTCCACATGCACACCACCGACGCCCGCAAGGCCGGCGAGACCGAGGAGCGGATCGTCCTCCTGAACGCCTGGGAGGAGGCCGCCGGCTACTACACCGACCGCGAGCGGGCCGCCCTCGCGCTCACCGAGGCGATCACGGTCCTGACCGACGGCTTCGTGCCGGACGCCGTCTACGACCGCGCCGCCGCCCTCTTCGACGAGCCCGAACTCGCCCAGCTCATCGCCCTGATCACCACCATCAACGCCTGGAACCGCTTCGGCGTGACCACCCGCATGGCCCCGGGACAGGAGTGA
- the rocD gene encoding ornithine--oxo-acid transaminase — MTSTEAFIAAAEAHGAHNYRPLPVVVATADGAWMTDVAGRRYLDLLAGYSALNFGHRNRRLLDAARAQLERVTLTSRAFHHDRFADFCTQLADLCGMELVLPMNTGAEAVETAIKTARKWGYRVKGVPDGRARIVVAENNFHGRTITLVSFSTDPEARADFGPYTPGFTVVPYGDLAALDAAVDADTTVAVLLEPIQGEAGVLVPPPGYLSGVRELTRARNVLFIADEIQSGLGRTGATFACEHEGVVPDVYVLGKALGGGVVPVSAVVSSREVLGVFRPGEHGSTFGGNPLACAVGLEVIALLRTGEYQRRAAELGARLHRALAPLVGGGAVDAVRGRGLWAGVDVNPSRGDGRAVSERLLARGVLVKETHGATIRIAPPLVISEEDLDWGIEQLRAVLGA; from the coding sequence GTGACATCCACGGAAGCGTTCATCGCCGCCGCCGAGGCGCACGGCGCGCACAACTACCGGCCGCTGCCCGTCGTCGTGGCCACCGCCGACGGCGCCTGGATGACCGACGTGGCCGGCCGCCGCTATCTCGATCTGCTCGCCGGGTACTCCGCGCTCAACTTCGGCCACCGCAACCGCCGGTTGCTGGACGCGGCCCGCGCCCAGTTGGAGCGGGTCACCCTCACCTCCCGGGCCTTCCACCACGACCGCTTCGCGGACTTCTGCACCCAACTCGCCGACCTGTGCGGGATGGAGCTCGTGCTGCCGATGAACACCGGCGCGGAGGCGGTGGAGACCGCGATCAAGACGGCCCGCAAGTGGGGCTACCGGGTCAAGGGCGTCCCCGACGGCCGGGCGCGCATCGTCGTCGCGGAGAACAACTTCCACGGCCGGACCATCACCCTGGTCTCCTTCTCCACCGACCCCGAGGCCCGCGCCGACTTCGGCCCGTACACCCCCGGCTTCACCGTCGTCCCCTACGGCGACCTGGCCGCCCTGGACGCCGCCGTCGACGCCGACACCACCGTCGCCGTGCTGCTGGAGCCCATCCAGGGCGAGGCCGGCGTCCTGGTGCCGCCGCCCGGCTACCTCTCCGGCGTGCGCGAGCTGACCCGGGCCCGCAACGTGCTCTTCATCGCCGACGAGATCCAGTCCGGGCTGGGCCGCACCGGCGCCACCTTCGCCTGCGAGCACGAGGGCGTGGTGCCCGACGTGTACGTCCTGGGCAAGGCGCTGGGCGGCGGGGTGGTGCCGGTGTCGGCGGTGGTCTCCTCCCGCGAGGTGCTGGGGGTCTTCCGGCCCGGCGAGCACGGCTCGACGTTCGGCGGCAACCCGTTGGCCTGCGCGGTCGGCCTGGAGGTCATCGCGCTGCTGCGCACCGGCGAGTACCAGCGGCGGGCCGCCGAGCTCGGCGCCCGTCTGCACCGCGCGCTGGCGCCGCTGGTGGGCGGTGGCGCGGTGGACGCGGTCCGCGGCCGCGGACTCTGGGCCGGCGTCGACGTCAACCCCTCGCGCGGCGACGGCCGGGCCGTCTCCGAACGGCTGCTGGCCCGCGGCGTCCTGGTCAAGGAGACCCACGGCGCGACGATCCGGATCGCCCCGCCGCTGGTGATCAGCGAGGAGGATCTGGACTGGGGGATCGAGCAACTCCGCGCGGTGCTGGGCGCGTAG
- a CDS encoding 2'-5' RNA ligase family protein: protein MGTVTLGVSLAVPEPYGSFLQREREGFGDPAARGIPTHITLLPPTEADAAALPDVERHLAAVAAASLPFALRLAGTDTFRPLSPVVFVKVVEGAAGCAALQERVRGASGPCARELQFPYHPHVTVAHGIDEAAMDRAQAELAEFSAAWTVGGFALYEKGDDEVWRLEREFPFGAGGGTVAVPRQATEAELPRSSATSHR from the coding sequence GTGGGGACCGTAACGCTCGGCGTTTCGCTCGCGGTCCCGGAGCCGTACGGCAGCTTCCTCCAACGGGAGCGCGAGGGCTTCGGGGACCCGGCCGCCCGCGGCATCCCCACCCACATCACCCTCCTCCCGCCGACCGAGGCGGACGCCGCGGCGCTGCCCGACGTCGAACGCCATCTCGCCGCGGTCGCCGCCGCCAGCCTGCCGTTCGCGCTGCGGTTGGCGGGCACCGACACCTTCCGGCCGCTGTCGCCGGTGGTCTTCGTCAAGGTCGTCGAGGGGGCGGCCGGCTGCGCCGCCCTCCAGGAGCGGGTCCGCGGCGCGTCCGGCCCGTGCGCGCGCGAGCTCCAGTTCCCGTACCACCCGCACGTGACGGTCGCGCACGGCATCGACGAGGCCGCCATGGACCGCGCCCAGGCAGAGCTGGCGGAGTTCTCGGCCGCCTGGACGGTCGGCGGCTTCGCGCTCTACGAGAAGGGCGACGACGAGGTGTGGCGGCTGGAGCGGGAGTTCCCGTTCGGGGCCGGCGGCGGCACGGTGGCGGTGCCCCGGCAGGCCACCGAGGCGGAGCTGCCCCGGTCGTCCGCCACGTCCCACCGCTGA